The sequence GTTCATAGAAAAATAGATTTTCCCTAGCTAGCAGTCCTCTACTTGTTTCCCTTTTTTGTAGCACTTGTTttggtttttcttgtagtgtaatTACTGTGGGATAGAATGTTGATATAATAACGCTTGCATATGCTTTTATGTGATATTTTTGTTCTTGTGCTTTCATGGCAGATTGGAGCAATACAGGCTGTGTCCCGGAAAGCTTATTTTATAGCTGTTGAAAGTGAGATCCAACCGAATCGGTTTGTTTTGAAGGAACAAGTGAATTTTTGTAAGGTGACAAGAAGTTGCCGTACATCAAGGCTTGggaggaaaaataaaaaagcaaAGTGGAGAACATGTAAGGCTCTGATTTCTCCGGATATCACTTCTAAATTTCTTGTGAACAATTGTAAGAACTCGTGTTTCAGCTATGAAATGTGGGGAAGAATGGATTCCGATGGGGTGAATTCTTGACTTTGAGAGatttatgtaaatttttttgtatGAATTTACTTGGAAGTGTTTGAGATTGTGATCACAATTTAGTGTGATGGAACATGGCTCAAAAGAAGGTAGCAGATGTAGCTTCAGGATTCCATTGTAAAGTTTGTTGCTTTGATATGATGTTTTGTAATactgaaaaattgtatattaaattttattttaaaaattttaaattttgattgatttataatattgaaaatttgtatattaatttttttttaatttaagaaacgACAATGGATTTAACCAGTTGCAAAACTGTTGTCGTAAGCctcaaaagacaacggatttaaaCTGTTGCAGAACTGTTGTCGTACACCTACATAAGACAACGGGTTATAACTGTCATAAAAGGCAGCTTAAGACAACGGTTATAAACCGTGGTCAAATAGTGTGTACGACAACATATATTCACTATTGCAAATTCGTTGTCGTATGTTGGAATtcacaacggatataaaccgttgtcgtatgttaCAAACCGTTGTCAAAGAATGTGTACGACAACAGATATTTACTGTtgcatatccgttgtcgtatgttgGAATTCACAAcggataaaaaccgttgtcgtatgttatACATACCACAACACCTAAAAGTACAACGGTTTTTcgacccctacgacaacggattatatccgttgtcgtttccgttttttcttgtagtgtataGACACAGaatggaacgtccgttcctccatcgttgcgtccattcTCCCATCGTTGCGTTTGATGTCCCATCACAtgcataagcaatgacgtcatcttgctgacatcacggatgacatcagtaGGCCATAACGTTGCTTCCATTccacgaacgttgcttccgttccagCCAACCTTCCGGGCCATTTTTTATCATTCTGAGTTCGTTTTTGATGTTCGTAGACTCATCTGAAACTTCCTTAATCCCATTTACTTGATAATATCCTAGTGATTAACGCTTAATCACTCAATTTTGGTACGGGTCATTATATTTTCCCTTACTTAAGAAATatcatcctcgaaatttaagtcttagaggaaaatacGAACAAATCAAGCAAATGTTCTATATTACACCTGAATATCAcaaagtaaaaatatttataaaaaaaattacaaaacatcaaaacaactctggatgttcagctcgcatccggctcttcagttcccaagtagcttcctctgtacctctgcgctgccactgtaccatcaccaacggtatgcACTTGTTTCGAAGCACCTTATCTTTCCTATCTAGAATCCGTAGGGGTCTCTCCACATACGACAGATCCTGATCTAATTTCACCTCAGTCGGATGCAAGATATGCGATTCGTCCGCCTCGTACTATCTCAACAAgtacacgtggaacacatcatggatccCTGAAAGATCTGGTGGAAATGCCAGATGATAAGcgacatccccaaccttcttgAGAATCTCGACAGGACCAATAAGCCCGGTGTCAATTTACCCTCGCGgccgaacctcatcaccttccgaaaagtTGACACACGTAAGAATACATGCTCTCCTACCTCGAAGTGTAACGGCCTCCTGTGAGTGTTTGCGTAGCTAGCCTATAGATCCTGGgccgccttaatcctgcgtcggatcaactccactGCATCAGTCATTTGAAGAACCAtatgaggaccctcaacctgaagCTCGCCAATCTCGTCCCAAAACAGAGGTGTACGACAatgacgtccataaagagcctcaaatggtgccatgccaatgctgcgatggtaactattgttgtaagcgaactccaccaacggtaaatgatcatgccacgctggaccaaaatccatcactgttgcgcgaagcatatcctccaaagtgcaaatagtacgctcggactgtccgtctgtctctggatgataagccatactcaagctcaaattagtaccaagggctcactgaaaactaccccaaaatctcgaggtgaatctcgaatctttatcactgacaatgctcaacgaaATGTCATGCAATCGAACGATCttccgcacatacaattgcgccatcctatcaaaggtataatctcagttatagggaagaaaatgcactGACTTAGATAATCGATctacgacaacccaaatagaatcacaattcctggaagacatgggcaagtgggtgaaaaaatccatcgtcacatgttcccacttccactcagaaATCTCTAAGTTATGAAGTAATCCTCCgagtcgtctaaactctgcttTGACCTGCTGAAACACAAGGAATCTGGATACAAACTGcacttcatccctttccaccaaaattgaGTGCGAatatccttatacatcttcatgctgcctggatgtacagaaaatctactagggtgagcttgcgataagatctcgtcCCTCAAACCGAATCATCGGGTACCACTACTCGACCATAAAGACACAACAaaccgtctccttgcagatggaaaccagaagtattaccaTTCTCAGCCAAACGGGCTAACTTCTGAGTCCTCAGATcaaaattctgagcttcccggattcgtcgatacaatgTTGGCTCTGCAAGaacagaagaaacacgaattccttgctgttctttcttgTGACGGTACGTGAATCCCAAATAACAACACTCCTCCATTACCCTTGAAACTGAACAGGTACCAAAGGAACTCACATAGACCTTGCGATTAAGTACATCAGCAACGGGGtctgaagaacctggatggtacttgatctcacaatcgtattccttcaacagatccatccaacgatgctaccgcatgttcaactcagcctgagtgaacagatacttcaaactcttatgatcggtaaAGATCTTGAATCTTTCTCCGTAAAAAtacgccatatcttcagagcaaagacaatagctgcaagctctagatcatgtacgaGATAATTCTCCTCGTGATtcttcaactgtctggaagcataagcgatcacgtggccattttgagtcaacacacaccccaaaccctggagagaagcatcagtgtagacTACGAACCCACCTGATGCAGATGGCAAAGCAAGGACTGGCGGTGTCGTCAAACGACATCTTAGCTcacaaaaactgtcttcacaagtatcagaccacacgaaagaagcatctttcttcgtcaactgtgtcaaaggccaagctatctgagagaaattctccacaaaacacCTGTAGTACCCTGCCAAACCGAGGAAACTACGGATCTAAGAAGCTatagtcggacgcgaccaattcagaatagcctctgtcttgctggggtcaacagatacgccctcctgagaaatgaaaTGACCAAGGAATAAAACTCGGTCAATCCATAAGTCACACTTTctcaattttgcatacaactctctctctctcaagaCTTGGAGTACAGTGTATAGAtgataggcatgctcatccatgctgcgggAATAgaccaagatatcatcgatgaacaccaccgcGAACTTATCCAAAAGGTCGCGGAACaccctgttcatcagatccataaagacAGATGGGGGGGGGGcgttcgtcagaccaaacggcatcactagaaactcatagtgctCATACTgcgtacgaaatgcagtcttaggaacatcctcttgcCGAACTCGAaattgatgatacccagaccgaagatcaatcttcgaataaactgaagtaccctgcaactgatcaaagagatcatcaattcgtggaagaggatatttattcttcacggtcacttgattcaactatcggtaatcgatacacagC comes from Henckelia pumila isolate YLH828 chromosome 4, ASM3356847v2, whole genome shotgun sequence and encodes:
- the LOC140866270 gene encoding uncharacterized protein; amino-acid sequence: MSKVFSDLERSVCRMVHRQIGAIQAVSRKAYFIAVESEIQPNRFVLKEQVNFCKVTRSCRTSRLGRKNKKAKWRTCKALISPDITSKFLVNNCKNSCFSYEMWGRMDSDGVNS